A genome region from Gammaproteobacteria bacterium includes the following:
- a CDS encoding DUF302 domain-containing protein: MSITKVTDMAGAEEETRAALAAQGFGILTEIDVAATLEAKLGVTTPPYKILGACNPHLAHKALDLEPAIGLLLPCNVTLRATEDGSIRISAVDPIAMLSVSESSDIRPIAEEARSRLIAALTALESA; this comes from the coding sequence ATGAGCATCACCAAGGTCACGGACATGGCCGGCGCCGAGGAAGAAACACGTGCCGCGCTGGCTGCGCAAGGCTTCGGCATTCTCACCGAGATCGATGTAGCGGCCACACTCGAGGCAAAGTTGGGTGTCACGACACCGCCCTACAAGATCCTGGGTGCCTGTAATCCGCACCTCGCACACAAGGCGCTGGACCTCGAACCGGCCATCGGACTCCTGCTGCCGTGCAACGTGACGCTGCGAGCTACCGAGGACGGATCCATACGGATCTCGGCCGTCGATCCCATCGCCATGCTGTCGGTCAGTGAGAGTTCCGACATTCGGCCGATCGCCGAAGAAGCCCGATCGCGTCTCATCGCGGCACTCACGGCCTTGGAAAGCGCATGA